One Microplitis mediator isolate UGA2020A chromosome 3, iyMicMedi2.1, whole genome shotgun sequence DNA segment encodes these proteins:
- the LOC130664842 gene encoding ubiquitin conjugation factor E4 A, which translates to MSDDNLNENPFVGLFPTPNEAAFFLSEATSTTINTSLVTTTTTTTTTILTDSPPTSSLVPSETINQSVSNSSIHQENNFNLIDCFENKHNDNIKPIIDPDSKLNDDVLKEKITNEIIEQVFGLILNHKTRSSSTNKQLVSVDSDDIENGIFERLTLLDIQAKLVPIKKQIITDPHFIQPEVISYLFECYCRLERIHKDNDSVDKKFLDDTINYLKKITLRSVGTALQPDIFQDQEIHTQYIRLFMDDSILTQVEKFTQELSVIIMIDYPEDYQNIFTSSFKPILEIINNQVVSSNLIVFRNYWFNVLQTFSNIEPLAEMFISYCTPITLSLSSSSSSLTNNNQGSAYGNTLLGNLLSLSCLPKTFSGSFDFFNDKPLIQPTITTTESNIWTATDALCESLYKIMHSLLKCSVQVRHLTLDWLGKCLQANASRGKLWNNSQITMGNNGLSPLVVSDGFMLNLGNVLLRLCQPFCTLKKIPKIDPTYCAAAVESLNEDERRTRGIHLVGINKETCLIPSTSSSDHDNTNNNECKKKYKSTLISDNFGFITECFYFTHRSLDLGYRIVLDKLMKTNQELGRIQRIYNDAQSSPNSQVFQIITQRMEMEMTKYLSYRASLLSPAMLNLLAKFHATTAFWLMQVIVDIPNNDNDNDDTVATTSTTTTTTTTDDDNDDNNKKKKKTSYNLLEQEPKPITFPLPETVPETLKYIPEFILENTIGFICFLRRFNPNIFEEQGENFLNPILTEIIVLMESPKRLFNPHLRAQLAETLEALLPNSTPLSYKSINDNGDNVDNDNGVVIFDYDDDDNDIDDDYHNSSYSQRQRRQQQQQQQQLSTLGTFNREKLFINHPHCKEIVKNLIEVFVSIEMTGQSVQFEQKFNYRRPMYTVMKYLWKIKQHRDNFKYLAKEAEDNMEAVNPPLFLRFINLLMNDAVFLLDEALSNMAQLKKMLRDRENGEWDKLPAHERDQQINNLNHIGMIARFDNILGRETISTLKMLTSEIKSIFCHSTMVDRIASMLNYLLFELVGPNKKNFKVKDQKEYEFKPAKLVLNICVIYINLGTNDNFTLAVSQDGRSYRNNLFQLANDVLLRIGGISILDNLDKFSIRVANAAAIKKQEEEILTDAPDEFLDPIMSTLMIDPVILPSSKISVDRQTIARHLLSDQTDPFNRSPLTMDMVKSDVNLRNRIQEWITSKKQSSSSSSLPSSS; encoded by the exons atgtctgatgataatttaaatgaaaatccATTTGTTGGTTTATTTCCTACACCCAATGAAGCTgcgttttttttatctgaagcAACTTCAACGACTATTAATACATCATTAGTGACTacgacaacaacaacaacaacaacaatattaACAGATTCACCACCGACATCATCATTAGTACCATCGGAAACAATTAATCAGTCCGTTTCAAACTCGAGTATTCaccaagaaaataattttaatttaattgattgttttgaaaataaacataatgataatattaaaCCTATTATTGATCCTGatagtaaattaaatgatgacgttttaaaagaaaaaataacaaatgaaataattgaacaAGTTTTTggtttgattttaaatcataaaactCGATCGAGTTCAACTAATAAACAGTTGGTGTCGGTAGACAGTGATGATATTGAAAATGGTATCTTTGAACGTCTTACATTACTTGATATTCAAGCCAAGTTAGTtccaattaaaaaacaaataattactgATCCTCATTTTATTCAACCAGAAGTTatttcatatctttttgaGTGTTACTGTAGACTTGAAAGAATACACAAAGACAATGATTcagttgacaaaaaatttttagatgacactataaattatcttaaaaaaataacattaagaTCTGTAGGTACAGCTTTGCAACCCGATATTTTTCAAGATCAAGag aTTCATACTCAATATATAAGATTATTTATGGACGATTCGATATTAACtcaagttgaaaaatttacccAAGAATTATCagttataataatgatagatTATCCTGAagattatcaaaatattttcacgtCATCTTTTAAACCAATATtggaaataatcaataatcaaGTTGTTTCAAGTAATCTTATAGTATTTCGTAATTATTGGTTTAATGTTTtacaaactttttcaaatattgAGCCTCTTGCTGAAATGTTTATCAGCTACTGTACTCCTAtaacattatcattatcatcatcatcatcgtcattaacaaataataatcaaggTTCTGCTTATGGAAATACTTTATtaggtaatttattatcattaagtTGCTTACCAAAAACATTTAGTGgatcttttgatttttttaatgataaaccATTAATTCAACCAACAATAACTACAACTGAAAGTAATATTTGGACGGCAACAGATGCTCTTTGTGAATCATTATATAAGATAATGCATTCTTTACTTAAATGTTCAGTACAAGTAAgacatttgacacttgattggTTGGGTAAATGTTTGCAAGCAAACGCTAGTCGTGGAAAGCTTTGGAATAATTCACAAATAACTATGGGTAATAATGGTTTATCACCTTTAGTTGTTTCTGATGGTTTTATGTTAAATCTTGGCAATGTTTTATTACGATTATGTCAACCATTttgtacattaaaaaaaattccaaaaattgaTCCAACGTATTGTGCAGCAGCAGTTGAATCACTAAATGAAGATGAAAGACGTACAAGAGGTATACATTTAGTgggaataaataaagaaacatGTTTAATACCTTCAACATCATCATCTGATCAtgataatactaataataatgaatgtaaaaaaaaatataagagtaCTTTAATAAGTGATAATTTTGGATTTATCACtgaatgtttttatttcaccCATCGATCATTAGATTTGGGTTATCGTATTGTTcttgataaattaatgaaaacaaATCAAGAATTAGGACGAATACAACGAATATATAATGATGCACAGTCAAGTCCAAATTCTCaagtatttcaaataataactCAACGTATGGAAATGGAAAtgactaaatatttatcatatcgTGCTAGTTTATTATCTCCAGCAATGTTAAATCTTCTTGCTAAATTTCATGCAACTACTGCTTTTTGGTTAATGCAAGTTATTGTTGACATTCCTAATAATGacaatgataatgatgatactGTTGCTACTacttctactactactactactactactactgatgatgataatgatgataataataaaaaaaagaaaaaaacaagttataatttattggaacAAGAACCAAAACCTATAACATTCCCACTTCCAGAGACTGTACCAGAAACTTTGAAATATATAccagaatttattttagaaaatacaataggatttatttgttttttacgtCGTTTTAATCCAAACATATTTGAAGAACagggtgaaaattttttaaatcctatATTAActgaaataattgttttaatggAATCACCAAAACGATTATTTAATCCTCATCTTCGTGCACAATTAGCAGAAACACTTGAAGCTCTATTACCAAATTCAACACCATTGTCTTACAAAAGTATAAATGATAATGGAGATAATGTAGATAATGATAATGGTGTTGttatttttgattatgatgatgatgataatgatattGATGATGATTATCATAATAGTAGTTATTCTCAACGTCAACGacgacaacaacaacaacaacaacaacaattatCAACACTTGGAACATTTaatagagaaaaattatttataaatcatcCTCATTGTAAAGAAATAGTTAAAAATCTTATTGAGGTTTTTGTAAGTATTGAAATGACTGGTCAAAGTGTAcaatttgaacaaaaatttaattatcgtcGTCCAATGTATACtgtaatgaaatatttatggaaaataaaacaacatcgtgataattttaaatatcttgcTAAAGAAGCTGAAGATAATATGGAAGCTGTTAATCCACCattatttttacgttttataaATCTTTTAATGAATGATGCTGTATTTTTATTAGACGAAGCATTATCAAATATGgcacaattgaaaaaaatgttgagGGATAGAGAAAATGGAGAATGGGATAAATTACCAGCTCATGAACGTgatcaacaaataaataatcttaatCATATTGGTATGATTGCACGTTTTGATAATATTCTTGGACGTGAAACAATATCAACATTAAAAATGTTAACATCcgaaataaaatcaattttttgtcattcaaCAATGGTTGATCGTATTGCATCAatgcttaattatttattatttgaattagttggaccaaataaaaaaaattttaaagttaaagaccaaaaagaatatgaatttaaaccagcaaaattagttttaaatatatgtgttatATACATTAATCTTGGAACAAATGATAATTTCACCCTTGCGGTATCACAAGATGGACGATCATatcgtaataatttatttcaacttGCTAATGATGTTCTTTTACGTATTGGTGGTATAAgtattttagataatttagataaattttctataagagTTGCTAATGCTGCGGCTATTAAAAAACAAGAAGAAGAAATTCTTACAGATGCACCTGATGAATTTTTAGATCCAATAATGTCAACATTGATGATTGATCCTGTTATATTACCATCTTCAAAAATATCAGTAGATCGTCAAACAATTGCgag acaTCTATTGAGTGATCAAACTGATCCATTTAATCGTTCACCACTCACAATGGATATGGTTAAATCAGATGTAAATCTTCGTAATAGAATTCAAGAATGGATAACATCTAAAAAACAATCAAGTTCTTCATCCTCGTTACCATCttcatcataa
- the LOC130664848 gene encoding uncharacterized protein LOC130664848, which yields MTPSYFCLRYVLLSCFILLGILGLIICTISSFFIYQLHDHNYLTSSNDTLLLDYVKGSSSSAIILIIIGIIIFAFSIYFWYIIDYKYNFRQIMTFLSTIILIFIIKVTTGIWVLIIHEKLGTLLLTGLKKTLAVPKFSIKQSFLQSSLFNNNPDKIKLICCGYNETSTSELEELTSWFCCNFKRLNNESRSICEYIYGKECWHLAIHSIRSILFHIFLLILCTVIIQILIITSIICCIKIIKKIHESKRIECNMQKPSAPLTDTYITN from the exons ATGACTCCAAGTTATTTTTGCTTACGTTACGTACTTTTGAGTTGCTTTATTTTGCTCGGA ATTTTAggtttaataatttgtacaataagtagtttttttatttatcaactacACGATCATAATTATCTCACTTCTAGTAATGACACTTTACTACTTGATTATGTTAAAGGATCATCATCATCtgcaattatattaattattataggaataataatatttgcattttctatatatttttggtatatTATTgactataaatataattttcgaCAAATAATGAcg tttTTGTCAACTATTATATTAATCTTTATTATAAAAGTTACCACTGGTATATGGGTACTGATAATACATGAAAAATTGGGCACGTTATTATTAAcgggtttaaaaaaaacattggcAGTACCTAAATTTAGTATAAAACAAAGTTTTCTACAGtcatcattatttaataataatccagataaaataaag ttAATTTGTTGTGGATATAATGAAACGTCAACATCGGAATTGGAAGAATTAACTTCTTGGTtttgttgtaattttaaaagacTAAATAATGAATCAAGAAGTAtatgcgaatatatatatggaaaagAATGCTGGCATTTAGCAATACATTCGATCCGTTCAAtactttttcatatttttttattaatcctTTGTACAGTTATTATACag attttaattattacaagtaTAATTTGTtgcattaaaattatcaagaaaatACATGAATCAAAACGAATTGAATGTAATATGCAAAAACCTTCAGCTCCACTTACAGATACTTATATTACAAATTAG
- the LOC130664850 gene encoding CD63 antigen-like isoform X2: MNCGESTIKYLLFIFNFIFTLCGLALIIPGVIVHLNIKDLSTEMQENVMFPVIAIIVIGIVIFVIAFFGCCGAIRESHCMTVTFAVLLLTILVIQIGIAIFAFIKLKGFDRKSFDQTYGEIFNDYWNESKKQDRIFIDVVQTALSCCGVDGPGDFSSSRPGFNGSIPLSCCPLNLQQPKQQFCNEHPYKSGCSENVAIFFEFAGKLLGGIALGIAGIELVGIIFALCLANSIRNADRRAYRV; the protein is encoded by the exons atgAATTGTGGAGAAAGTACTATCAAgtatttacttttcattttcaacTTTATATTTACA CTATGTGGCCTAGCACTTATAATTCCTGGAGTAATTGttcatttgaatattaaagatTTGTCAACTGAGATGCAAGAAAATGTTATGTTTCCAGTAATtgctattattgttattgggattgtaatttttgtaattgcaTTTTTCGGATGCTGCGGTGCCATTAGAGAAAGTCATTGTATGACTGTTACt ttTGCCGTCCTGCTTCTAACGATTTTAGTTATTCAAATTGGTATTGCAATTTTcgcttttattaaattaaaaggatTTGATAGAAAATCATTTGACCAGACTTATggtgaaattttcaatgattACTGGAATGAGAGTAAAAAACAAGATCGGATATTCATAGATGTTGTTCAAACtgct cTGAGTTGTTGTGGTGTTGATGGACCTGGAGATTTCTCTTCCTCAAGACCAGGATTTAATGGTTCAATTCCATTAAGCTGCTGTCCATTAAATTTGCAGCAACCTAAACAACAATTTTGTAATGAACATCCATATAAGAGTGGATGCTCAGAGAATGTAGCAATTTTCTTTGAATTTGCTGGAAAGCTGCTTGGTGGTATTGCTCTAGGAATTGCCGGCATTGAACTCGTTGGTATTATATTTGCTCTATGTCTTGCTAATTCCATACGTAATGCTGATCGTCGAGCGTACAGAGTTTAG
- the LOC130664850 gene encoding CD63 antigen-like isoform X1: MSCAIGCIRWLLFIFNFIFSLCGLALIIPGVIVHLNIKDLSTEMQENVMFPVIAIIVIGIVIFVIAFFGCCGAIRESHCMTVTFAVLLLTILVIQIGIAIFAFIKLKGFDRKSFDQTYGEIFNDYWNESKKQDRIFIDVVQTALSCCGVDGPGDFSSSRPGFNGSIPLSCCPLNLQQPKQQFCNEHPYKSGCSENVAIFFEFAGKLLGGIALGIAGIELVGIIFALCLANSIRNADRRAYRV; this comes from the exons atgtcctgTGCTATAGGATGTATCAGATGGCTACTATTTATcttcaattttatattttct CTATGTGGCCTAGCACTTATAATTCCTGGAGTAATTGttcatttgaatattaaagatTTGTCAACTGAGATGCAAGAAAATGTTATGTTTCCAGTAATtgctattattgttattgggattgtaatttttgtaattgcaTTTTTCGGATGCTGCGGTGCCATTAGAGAAAGTCATTGTATGACTGTTACt ttTGCCGTCCTGCTTCTAACGATTTTAGTTATTCAAATTGGTATTGCAATTTTcgcttttattaaattaaaaggatTTGATAGAAAATCATTTGACCAGACTTATggtgaaattttcaatgattACTGGAATGAGAGTAAAAAACAAGATCGGATATTCATAGATGTTGTTCAAACtgct cTGAGTTGTTGTGGTGTTGATGGACCTGGAGATTTCTCTTCCTCAAGACCAGGATTTAATGGTTCAATTCCATTAAGCTGCTGTCCATTAAATTTGCAGCAACCTAAACAACAATTTTGTAATGAACATCCATATAAGAGTGGATGCTCAGAGAATGTAGCAATTTTCTTTGAATTTGCTGGAAAGCTGCTTGGTGGTATTGCTCTAGGAATTGCCGGCATTGAACTCGTTGGTATTATATTTGCTCTATGTCTTGCTAATTCCATACGTAATGCTGATCGTCGAGCGTACAGAGTTTAG